Proteins from a genomic interval of Luteibacter pinisoli:
- a CDS encoding GldG family protein encodes MRRFDRWLVVLGLFVAAGCLGFLSSRHVWTADWTRGARASLAPESVAVLAKLPGEVQVVGYLSPTGPLREQTAAVIERYSRAKHDLVLSFVDPDKDPAASRQLGIAGDGALLIRYKGREERVESPINERNLSNALERLARGADRIVAFVTGDGERQGDGIANADLGVFMRQMERRGLRAVPLNFSQTQGVPEHTDLVVLASPTSALPAPAVAALVDYIHGGGNLLWLTEPGNDDLGTGALADVLGVRVLPGVLVDGQGSTLNVKDPRIVVEAEYPFHAITRAFRDTTLFPQVSALAQVSDHDWAVVPFLRSGARSWTAFGGIDNASPSTIAFHPEAGELKGPLDFGFALNRLSPSPDKSEQRAVVIGDGDFLSNTYVGNGGNRALGERLFNWLLGDDVLVDLPARGAPDRVINVSQDGLTALTFGFLVALPVLLLAAGGFIAWRRRRR; translated from the coding sequence ATGCGCCGTTTTGATCGCTGGCTCGTCGTGCTGGGGCTGTTCGTTGCCGCAGGCTGCCTGGGCTTCCTGAGTTCGCGCCATGTGTGGACCGCCGACTGGACCCGCGGCGCGCGCGCCAGCCTCGCACCCGAAAGCGTCGCGGTCCTGGCGAAGCTGCCCGGCGAGGTCCAGGTGGTGGGCTACCTCTCGCCCACCGGCCCGCTGCGCGAGCAGACCGCCGCGGTGATCGAACGCTATAGCCGCGCGAAGCACGACCTCGTGCTGTCCTTCGTCGATCCGGACAAGGATCCGGCCGCGTCGCGCCAGCTCGGCATCGCCGGCGACGGCGCCCTGCTCATCCGCTACAAGGGCCGGGAGGAACGCGTCGAAAGCCCGATCAACGAGCGCAACCTCTCCAACGCGCTGGAGCGGCTCGCACGCGGCGCCGATCGCATCGTGGCGTTCGTCACCGGCGATGGCGAGCGGCAGGGCGACGGCATCGCCAATGCCGATCTCGGCGTGTTCATGCGCCAGATGGAGCGTCGCGGCCTGCGCGCCGTGCCGCTGAATTTCAGCCAGACGCAGGGCGTACCCGAGCACACCGACCTGGTGGTGCTGGCCAGCCCGACTTCCGCACTGCCGGCACCGGCCGTGGCGGCGCTGGTCGATTACATCCATGGCGGCGGCAACCTGCTGTGGCTGACCGAGCCGGGAAATGACGACCTGGGCACGGGCGCGCTGGCGGATGTGCTTGGCGTACGCGTGCTGCCGGGCGTACTGGTGGACGGCCAGGGCAGCACGCTCAACGTGAAGGACCCACGCATCGTCGTCGAGGCGGAGTACCCCTTCCACGCGATTACCCGCGCGTTCCGCGACACCACGCTGTTCCCGCAGGTGTCGGCGCTGGCCCAGGTCTCCGACCACGACTGGGCCGTCGTGCCGTTCCTGCGTTCCGGCGCGCGCAGCTGGACCGCGTTTGGCGGCATCGACAACGCCTCGCCTTCCACCATCGCCTTTCATCCGGAAGCTGGTGAACTCAAGGGTCCGCTGGACTTTGGTTTCGCGCTGAATCGTCTCTCGCCCAGCCCCGATAAAAGCGAGCAGCGTGCGGTGGTGATCGGCGACGGCGATTTCCTCTCCAACACCTACGTCGGCAACGGTGGCAACCGCGCCCTCGGCGAGCGGCTGTTCAACTGGCTGCTCGGCGACGACGTGCTGGTGGACCTGCCGGCCCGTGGCGCCCCGGATCGCGTGATCAACGTCTCGCAGGATGGCCTCACGGCGCTCACGTTCGGTTTCCTGGTGGCGCTGCCCGTGTTGCTGCTGGCGGCCGGTGGCTTCATCGCCTGGCGCCGGCGGAGGCGTTGA
- a CDS encoding DesA family fatty acid desaturase — protein MFDTVLDFLANGLTRATWGEMVVYMLVVTQLTIFTVTLYYHRSATHRGVDFHWTLNGFFRFWGWLTTGMVVKEWVAIHRKHHAKVETEEDPHSPQIFGIKKVFLDGVSLYREASYNKADMEKYGRGTPEDWFERHLFGKHPYWGPVLMAIINVSLFGVIGMALWAIQMLWIPFWAAGFVNGIGHWWGYRNFESSDTATNISPWGFWIGGEELHNNHHAFPSSAKFALRKWEFDIGWAAICSLRAVRLAKVLRVAPTLNIRPNVHLPDAETLKGVLTLRFQATTDYYRNVILPTMREEVGQAGDRMKAIPRRMRRALADGGRWLDNDARERMQAALANRPALQTVCDFRARLVALMEERGADKALNALQQWIHEAEESGIRSLQQFAQRLKGYSAVGA, from the coding sequence ATGTTCGACACGGTGCTCGACTTCCTGGCCAACGGCCTCACCCGCGCTACGTGGGGCGAGATGGTGGTCTATATGCTCGTGGTCACCCAGCTCACCATTTTCACGGTGACGCTGTACTACCACCGCAGCGCAACCCATCGCGGCGTCGATTTCCACTGGACCCTCAACGGTTTCTTCCGTTTCTGGGGGTGGCTGACCACCGGTATGGTCGTGAAGGAGTGGGTGGCTATCCACCGCAAGCACCACGCCAAGGTCGAGACCGAGGAAGATCCGCATAGCCCGCAGATCTTCGGCATCAAGAAGGTGTTCCTGGACGGTGTGTCCCTCTACCGTGAGGCCAGCTACAACAAGGCCGACATGGAGAAATACGGCCGCGGTACGCCGGAAGACTGGTTCGAGCGCCACCTGTTCGGCAAGCACCCGTACTGGGGGCCCGTGCTGATGGCCATCATCAATGTCTCGCTGTTCGGCGTGATCGGCATGGCCCTGTGGGCCATCCAGATGCTCTGGATCCCGTTCTGGGCCGCCGGCTTCGTCAACGGCATCGGCCACTGGTGGGGCTACCGCAACTTCGAAAGCAGCGACACCGCGACGAACATCTCGCCGTGGGGCTTCTGGATCGGTGGCGAAGAGCTGCACAACAACCACCACGCCTTCCCGAGCTCGGCGAAGTTCGCCCTGCGCAAGTGGGAGTTCGATATTGGCTGGGCGGCGATCTGTTCCCTGCGCGCCGTTCGCCTGGCGAAGGTGCTGCGCGTCGCGCCGACGCTGAACATCCGCCCGAACGTGCACCTGCCGGACGCCGAAACGCTGAAGGGCGTGCTGACGCTGCGTTTCCAGGCCACCACGGACTACTACCGCAACGTCATCCTGCCGACGATGCGCGAGGAAGTGGGCCAGGCGGGCGACCGCATGAAGGCCATTCCGCGCCGCATGCGTCGTGCGCTGGCTGACGGCGGCCGCTGGCTCGACAACGATGCCCGCGAGCGCATGCAGGCCGCGCTGGCCAATCGTCCGGCCCTGCAGACGGTGTGCGATTTCCGCGCCCGCCTGGTGGCTTTGATGGAAGAGCGTGGTGCAGACAAGGCGCTCAACGCCCTGCAGCAGTGGATCCACGAAGCGGAAGAAAGCGGCATCCGTTCGCTGCAGCAGTTCGCGCAGCGGCTGAAGGGTTACTCCGCCGTCGGCGCCTGA
- the rpmG gene encoding 50S ribosomal protein L33, with translation MAGKRDKIRLISSAGTGHFYTTDKNKKNTPEKMEIKKYDPVIRKHVMYKEGKIK, from the coding sequence ATGGCTGGCAAGCGCGACAAGATTCGCCTGATCTCCTCCGCGGGTACCGGGCACTTCTACACCACGGACAAGAACAAGAAGAACACGCCGGAAAAGATGGAGATCAAGAAGTACGATCCCGTCATCCGCAAGCACGTGATGTACAAGGAAGGCAAGATCAAGTAA
- a CDS encoding ABC transporter permease: MSLAAVTRLELRRLAVRPLAWALAALTIAWLAWTFVLGLGQFLGAQVKLAAVADAPGFTDLVAIPLLAELIKLSFLVVPLMTMSLLAGERRTGTLALLASTGLAPWRIVIGKYLAVLAWLGLWLLATLAMPLIVGTGGTADWGKLAAATLGTALALATLAAIGVACSAATAFPAIAAAMALIITLALWTIDRGAQAAGVSGGFLDWMAMATHLQNLLRGLVTSVDVVWFLLITALALILAIRRLGADRERQ, from the coding sequence ATGAGCCTCGCCGCCGTGACCCGCCTCGAACTTCGCCGCCTCGCCGTGCGCCCACTGGCCTGGGCGCTGGCCGCCCTGACCATCGCCTGGCTGGCGTGGACCTTCGTCCTTGGCCTGGGCCAGTTCCTCGGCGCGCAGGTGAAGCTGGCCGCCGTGGCCGACGCCCCGGGGTTCACCGACCTCGTCGCCATCCCCCTGCTGGCCGAGCTGATCAAGCTTTCCTTCCTCGTCGTGCCCCTGATGACGATGTCCCTGCTGGCCGGCGAACGCCGCACGGGCACCCTCGCCCTGCTCGCTTCCACGGGCCTGGCGCCGTGGCGCATCGTCATCGGCAAGTACCTGGCCGTGCTGGCATGGCTGGGACTCTGGCTGCTGGCGACCCTGGCCATGCCGCTGATCGTCGGCACGGGCGGCACCGCCGACTGGGGCAAGCTCGCCGCGGCGACCCTGGGCACCGCGCTTGCGCTGGCCACCCTCGCGGCCATCGGTGTCGCGTGCTCGGCGGCGACCGCCTTCCCCGCCATCGCCGCCGCCATGGCGCTGATCATCACGCTCGCGCTGTGGACCATCGACCGCGGGGCGCAGGCCGCTGGCGTCAGCGGTGGCTTCCTCGACTGGATGGCGATGGCCACGCATTTGCAGAATCTCCTGCGCGGCCTGGTCACCTCGGTGGATGTCGTGTGGTTTCTCCTGATCACGGCGCTCGCGCTGATCCTTGCCATCCGCCGCCTCGGCGCCGACCGGGAGCGCCAGTGA
- a CDS encoding ABC transporter ATP-binding protein, which translates to MMTPALLNVAGVSRRRAGRPAVTDVSFSLNRGEVLGLLGVNGAGKSTTLQMLAGALAPDSGTITLDGRDFVSAPGIARQLIGWLPESAPLWPELTVEEHLQAFSALRGASKRDARAAAGHIINRLQLGDLRRRLAGVLSQGQRQRLGLACALVHEPALLILDEPANALDPVQVGELRKLIRERAAAGTAVILSTHVLGEVVAVCDRVAILHEGRLRHDAPLAGEAGGKALESTFFTIATGAAA; encoded by the coding sequence ATGATGACGCCAGCTTTGCTGAATGTCGCAGGCGTTTCGCGACGCCGCGCTGGCCGCCCCGCCGTCACCGACGTCTCGTTTTCGCTGAACCGGGGCGAAGTGCTCGGCCTGCTCGGGGTCAATGGGGCGGGTAAATCCACCACCCTGCAGATGCTGGCAGGTGCCCTGGCACCCGATTCGGGCACCATTACGCTCGATGGCCGCGACTTTGTGTCAGCGCCCGGCATCGCCCGGCAGCTGATCGGCTGGCTGCCGGAAAGCGCGCCGCTGTGGCCTGAACTCACCGTCGAGGAACACCTGCAGGCCTTTTCGGCCCTGCGTGGCGCCTCGAAGCGTGATGCCCGGGCCGCCGCGGGCCACATCATCAACCGCCTGCAGCTGGGCGACCTGCGCCGCCGCCTCGCCGGCGTGCTGTCGCAGGGCCAGCGCCAGCGCCTTGGCCTGGCCTGCGCCCTCGTCCACGAGCCGGCCCTCCTTATCCTCGACGAGCCCGCCAACGCGCTGGATCCGGTGCAGGTGGGTGAACTGCGCAAGCTGATCCGTGAGCGCGCCGCCGCGGGCACCGCCGTCATTCTCTCCACCCACGTCCTGGGTGAAGTGGTGGCGGTATGCGACCGCGTGGCCATCCTTCACGAGGGCCGCCTGCGCCACGATGCGCCGCTCGCTGGCGAAGCCGGCGGTAAGGCCCTCGAGTCCACGTTCTTCACCATCGCCACGGGAGCGGCCGCATGA
- the rpmB gene encoding 50S ribosomal protein L28 → MARRCQVTNKGVQTGNNVSHANNKTRRRWLPNLHERRFWVASEGRWVKLRVSNHALRTIDKNGIEAVLADLRARGEKI, encoded by the coding sequence ATGGCCCGTAGATGCCAAGTCACCAACAAGGGTGTGCAGACCGGTAACAACGTCTCGCACGCGAACAACAAGACCCGTCGCCGCTGGTTGCCGAACCTGCACGAGCGTCGCTTCTGGGTCGCCAGCGAAGGCCGTTGGGTCAAGCTGCGCGTTTCGAATCATGCCCTGCGCACCATCGACAAGAACGGCATCGAAGCCGTGCTGGCCGACCTCCGTGCCCGTGGCGAGAAGATCTAA